A region from the Citrobacter telavivensis genome encodes:
- the dinI gene encoding DNA damage-inducible protein I, translated as MRIEVTIAKTSPLPAGAIDALAGELSRRITHHFPDNDGNVTVRYAAANNLSVIGATKEDKERISEILQETWESADDWFIKE; from the coding sequence ATGCGTATTGAAGTCACCATTGCTAAAACTTCACCTTTGCCTGCCGGTGCGATTGACGCCCTGGCAGGTGAACTCTCCCGCCGTATTACTCACCACTTTCCCGATAATGACGGTAACGTAACCGTTCGTTACGCCGCGGCGAATAATTTGTCCGTGATTGGCGCGACGAAAGAGGATAAAGAACGGATCAGCGAAATTCTCCAGGAAACCTGGGAAAGCGCCGACGACTGGTTCATTAAAGAATAA
- the bssS gene encoding biofilm formation regulator BssS, with product MEKNNEVIQTHPLVGWDISTVDSYDALMLRLHYQTPNRPEPDGTEVGQTLWLTTDVARQFISILEAGIAKIESGDYQVNEYRRH from the coding sequence ATGGAAAAGAATAATGAAGTCATTCAGACTCATCCGCTTGTGGGATGGGACATCAGCACCGTAGATAGCTATGACGCGCTGATGCTGCGTTTGCACTACCAGACTCCGAATCGTCCTGAACCCGATGGTACGGAAGTCGGCCAAACGCTCTGGTTAACCACCGATGTTGCCAGACAATTTATTTCGATATTAGAAGCCGGCATTGCCAAAATCGAATCCGGCGATTACCAGGTCAATGAGTACCGTCGGCATTAA
- the pyrC gene encoding dihydroorotase, producing the protein MTAPSQVLKIRRPDDWHLHLRDGEMLKTVVPYTSDIYARAIVMPNLAPPITTVDAAIAYRQRILDAVPAGHTFTPLMTCYLTDTLDPAELERGFREGVFTAAKLYPANATTNSSHGVTSIDAIMPVLERMEKLGMPLLVHGEVTHADIDIFDREARFIETVMEPLRQRLPALKVVFEHITTKDAAEYVRDGNELLAATITPQHLMFNRNHMLVGGIRPHLYCLPILKRNVHQQALRELVASGFERAFLGTDSAPHARHRKESSCGCAGCFNALTALASYASVFEEMNALAHFEAFCSLNGPRFYGLPVNETFIELVREEQQVPESIALADDTLVPFLGGETVRWTIKK; encoded by the coding sequence ATGACTGCACCCTCCCAGGTTTTAAAGATCCGCCGCCCAGACGACTGGCATCTTCACCTTCGCGATGGCGAAATGTTGAAGACGGTCGTGCCGTACACCAGCGACATTTATGCACGTGCGATAGTGATGCCCAACCTGGCGCCACCAATCACCACGGTGGATGCGGCTATCGCCTACCGCCAGCGCATTCTTGATGCGGTCCCTGCCGGACACACCTTCACGCCGCTGATGACCTGCTATTTAACGGACACACTGGATCCCGCTGAACTGGAGCGAGGTTTTCGCGAAGGCGTATTCACCGCAGCCAAACTCTATCCGGCCAATGCCACCACCAACTCCAGCCACGGCGTCACCTCCATTGACGCCATCATGCCGGTCCTTGAGCGTATGGAAAAACTCGGTATGCCGCTGCTGGTGCATGGCGAAGTCACCCACGCTGATATCGACATTTTTGACCGCGAAGCGCGCTTTATTGAAACGGTGATGGAACCTCTGCGCCAGCGCCTGCCCGCGCTGAAAGTCGTCTTTGAGCACATCACCACCAAAGATGCGGCGGAGTATGTCCGTGACGGTAACGAGTTACTGGCTGCGACGATCACGCCACAGCACCTGATGTTTAACCGTAATCACATGCTGGTTGGAGGGATTCGCCCACACCTCTATTGCCTGCCGATCCTCAAGCGCAATGTGCACCAACAGGCATTGCGAGAACTGGTTGCCAGCGGTTTTGAACGCGCCTTCCTCGGCACCGACTCCGCCCCGCATGCCCGTCATCGTAAGGAATCGAGCTGTGGCTGCGCCGGATGCTTTAACGCGCTAACGGCGCTGGCGAGTTACGCGAGCGTATTTGAAGAGATGAATGCCCTGGCGCACTTTGAAGCCTTCTGTTCACTGAACGGTCCGCGATTCTACGGCCTGCCGGTGAATGAGACCTTCATTGAACTGGTACGTGAGGAGCAGCAGGTGCCGGAGAGCATCGCGCTGGCCGACGATACGCTGGTACCGTTCCTCGGGGGCGAAACGGTACGCTGGACGATTAAAAAGTAA
- the solA gene encoding N-methyl-L-tryptophan oxidase, giving the protein MKYDLIIIGSGSVGAAAGYYATRAGLNVLMTDAHMPPHQQGSHHGDTRLIRHAYGEGEKYVPLVLRAQALWDELSTHNEEPIFVRSGVINLGPTDSPFLANVAHSAKQWQLNVEQLDATAIMARWPEIRVPADYTGLFEADSGFLRSELAIKTWIRLAEEAGCAQLFNCPVTAIHHDDDGGVTVETADGEYSAKKALVSAGTWVQTLIPDLPIQPVRKVFAWYQADGRYSIKNKFPAFTGELPNGDQYYGFPAENDELKIGKHNGGQLIHSEAERKPFASIASDGSEAFPFLRNVLPGVGCCLHGAACTYDNSPDEDFIIDTLPDHDNTLIVTGLSGHGFKFASVLGEIAADFAQGKPSAFDLTPFRLSRFKA; this is encoded by the coding sequence ATGAAATACGACTTAATCATTATAGGCAGCGGGTCCGTTGGGGCAGCCGCAGGTTATTATGCCACTCGCGCCGGGTTAAACGTTCTGATGACCGACGCACATATGCCGCCGCATCAGCAGGGCAGCCATCACGGCGATACGCGGCTGATACGCCACGCGTACGGTGAAGGTGAAAAATACGTTCCACTGGTGCTACGTGCGCAGGCGCTGTGGGACGAACTCTCCACCCATAATGAAGAACCAATATTTGTACGCTCCGGCGTCATCAATCTCGGCCCAACCGATTCGCCCTTCCTGGCGAACGTCGCGCACAGCGCAAAACAGTGGCAACTGAACGTTGAGCAACTGGATGCTACCGCCATTATGGCGCGCTGGCCTGAAATTCGCGTCCCCGCAGACTACACCGGTCTGTTCGAAGCGGATTCCGGTTTTTTACGCAGCGAGCTGGCGATAAAAACCTGGATCCGTCTGGCAGAAGAAGCCGGATGCGCACAACTCTTCAACTGCCCGGTGACGGCCATTCATCATGATGATGACGGCGGGGTCACCGTTGAAACGGCTGATGGCGAGTACAGTGCAAAGAAAGCGCTGGTGAGCGCCGGTACCTGGGTTCAGACCTTAATCCCCGATCTGCCAATCCAGCCGGTACGAAAAGTGTTTGCCTGGTATCAGGCCGATGGTCGCTATAGCATCAAGAATAAATTCCCGGCCTTCACCGGTGAACTACCCAATGGCGATCAGTACTACGGTTTCCCGGCGGAAAATGACGAGCTGAAAATCGGTAAGCACAACGGCGGGCAACTTATTCATTCAGAGGCGGAACGCAAACCGTTTGCCAGTATCGCCAGCGATGGGTCCGAAGCGTTCCCGTTTCTGCGCAATGTCCTTCCAGGGGTCGGCTGTTGTCTGCACGGTGCGGCCTGCACCTATGACAACTCGCCGGATGAAGACTTTATCATCGACACGCTACCTGACCACGACAACACGCTGATTGTGACCGGGTTAAGTGGTCACGGTTTTAAATTTGCCTCGGTATTGGGTGAAATTGCCGCTGACTTTGCCCAGGGAAAACCATCGGCCTTTGACCTGACGCCATTCAGGCTCTCCCGATTTAAGGCATAA
- a CDS encoding cytochrome b, producing MQFSNTPQRYGFISALLHWLTALVVYGMFALGLWMVTLSYYDGWYHQGPELHKSIGILLMMGLVVRVIWRLLSPPPKALKSYSALTRAGATLGHLALYLLLFSIVISGYLISTADGKPISVFGWFDVPATFADAAVQADLAGSVHLWLAWTVVILSILHGLMAFKHHFIDKDDTLNRMLGKSSSDYGAQK from the coding sequence ATGCAGTTTTCAAATACTCCTCAACGGTATGGTTTTATTTCCGCCCTGCTTCACTGGCTGACCGCTTTAGTGGTCTACGGTATGTTTGCCCTCGGCCTCTGGATGGTGACGCTGAGCTATTACGACGGCTGGTATCACCAGGGGCCGGAACTGCATAAGAGCATTGGGATCCTGCTGATGATGGGGCTGGTCGTTCGGGTTATCTGGCGTCTGCTCTCCCCACCGCCAAAGGCGCTGAAAAGCTATTCGGCCCTGACCCGAGCGGGTGCGACGCTGGGACACCTCGCGTTGTACCTCCTGTTGTTTAGCATTGTCATCAGCGGTTACCTGATCTCGACGGCGGACGGCAAACCGATTAGCGTTTTCGGCTGGTTTGACGTCCCGGCGACCTTCGCAGATGCCGCTGTTCAGGCCGATCTCGCCGGAAGCGTACACCTGTGGCTGGCCTGGACCGTGGTTATTCTTTCCATTCTGCATGGCCTGATGGCCTTTAAACACCACTTTATCGATAAAGACGACACCCTGAATCGCATGTTGGGTAAGTCGTCATCTGACTATGGAGCTC
- a CDS encoding DUF2770 domain-containing protein — translation MRRLFLYLVNNIREHFMLYVILWSLLAILDVIYILFY, via the coding sequence ATGCGTCGTCTGTTTCTTTATCTGGTCAACAATATTCGCGAGCATTTCATGCTCTACGTTATTTTGTGGTCGCTGCTGGCCATTCTTGATGTTATTTACATCCTGTTTTACTGA